The following are encoded together in the Lactuca sativa cultivar Salinas chromosome 1, Lsat_Salinas_v11, whole genome shotgun sequence genome:
- the LOC111876228 gene encoding demethylepipodophyllotoxin synthase, translated as MSFPAIFTAIIVGVLSLILFLRFVLTKKSGDVKPPPRAAGAWPIIGHLHLLGGEGGLPHRVLATLGKKYGPIFTLNLGAHEALVVNSAEMARECYTTNDKAFADRPRSLAVEMLGYNFASFGFVPYGPYWRGLRKIAVLDLLSPSRLRMLSHVRTSEVNFLMSDLYKVWVEGKGSTGKVIIEEMEKRFETLVFNVVLRMIAGRRYTTGDKEGDHVKNTIKDYVHELGTVVVGDVIPWLRWLDFSFQKKVKKTAEEYDVIMEDWIKEQREKMSSGKPVDPKDEVFVASLLTRLNSEQDKDLSVFDKGTIVKATCSTIIGGAADTTTVALTWTLALLVNHPEVLKKAHEEIETHVGRERVVEESDLKNFVYLNAVIKESLRLYPPGAIIAPHQTVEDCIVAGYKVKKGTRLMVNLWNIQRDPEFWPQPEEYKPERFLTTQKDIDVWGQSYEFFPFSSGRRTCPGIGLAVQSMQLTLATLLQGFDFETPTGEPTDMSEHYPGMITSKATPLSVLISPRLAPNLYNQTSS; from the exons ATGTCTTTCCCTGCGATATTTACAGCAATAATTGTTGGGGTCTTGTCTCTCATATTATTCCTCCGTTTCGTGCTTACGAAAAAGAGCGGAGATGTGAAACCACCTCCGCGGGCGGCGGGGGCATGGCCAATAATTGGACACCTTCATCTTCTTGGCGGTGAAGGCGGGCTGCCTCACAGAGTACTTGCAACCCTGGGCAAGAAGTACGGACCAATCTTCACTCTgaatcttggtgctcatgaagCTCTGGTAGTCAACAGTGCAGAAATGGCGAGAGAGTGCTACACCACCAACGACAAGGCGTTTGCAGACAGACCCAGATCACTCGCAGTTGAAATGCTCGGCTACAATTTTGCGAGCTTTGGATTCGTTCCTTATGGCCCTTACTGGCGAGGCTTGAGAAAGATAGCCGTGCTTGACCTGCTTTCGCCAAGCCGTCTTCGGATGCTTTCACATGTCCGGACCTCCGAAGTGAATTTCTTGATGAGCGATTTATATAAAGTTTGGGTGGAAGGCAAAGGGTCTACGGGAAAGGTAATCATCGAAGAAATGGAGAAACGGTTTGAGACGTTGGTATTTAATGTGGTTCTGAGGATGATAGCAGGGAGACGATATACGACTGGTGATAAAGAAGGTGATCATGTGAAGAACACTATCAAGGATTACGTCCATGAACTGGGGACTGTGGTGGTTGGTGATGTGATTCCTTGGTTAAGATGGTTGGATTTCAGTTTCCAGAAAAAGGTAAAGAAAACTGCTGAGGAATACGACGTGATCATGGAAGATTGGATAAAGGAGCAGAGAGAAAAGATGAGTTCCGGGAAGCCTGTTGATCCTAAAGACGAAGTTTTCGTTGCCTCATTGTTGACCCGTTTGAATAGCGAACAAGACAAGGATCTTTCCGTATTCGATAAAGGAACAATTGTGAAAGCTACATGCTCG ACGATTATAGGAGGCGCAGCAGACACAACAACGGTGGCTCTAACATGGACGCTAGCTTTGCTGGTGAATCACCCTGAGGTGCTAAAAAAAGCCCACGAAGAAATCGAGACACATGTTGGAAGGGAGAGAGTAGTGGAAGAATCAGATTTAAAGAACTTTGTCTACCTTAACGCCGTCATCAAGGAATCACTGCGTTTATACCCACCGGGTGCAATCATTGCTCCTCACCAGACCGTTGAAGACTGCATTGTGGCGGGTTACAAAGTTAAGAAAGGGACGAGACTGATGGTCAACCTGTGGAACATCCAACGTGATCCAGAGTTTTGGCCCCAACCGGAGGAGTATAAACCAGAAAGATTCTTGACGACTCAGAAGGACATTGATGTTTGGGGTCAGTCGTATGAGTTCTTTCCATTCAGCAGCGGAAGAAGAACATGTCCTGGAATAGGATTAGCAGTTCAGTCTATGCAATTGACACTCGCCACTTTATTGCAAGGCTTTGATTTTGAAACTCCAACCGGAGAACCTACTGATATGAGCGAACACTACCCAGGGATGATAACCTCTAAAGCTACTCCGCTTAGCGTTCTCATCTCACCTCGATTGGCTCCCAATTTATACAACCAAACTAGTTCATAA